One segment of Strix aluco isolate bStrAlu1 chromosome 17, bStrAlu1.hap1, whole genome shotgun sequence DNA contains the following:
- the ZNF335 gene encoding zinc finger protein 335 isoform X3, producing the protein MRSASPRRRVPQAGRGPRSSLGGPGRAGMEENAVESSSDAAPQAVREEPSESGLGVGTSEAVSADSSDAASAPGPLSRADDSGVGQSSDSSGVSLEEVSESSSSTDAIPRIYLPDSSSIAQSTLVSSVSTVSQSIMVSESPQVLVHSSVITDGATIVSDSTASTSSDLGSAIDKIIESTIGPDIIQSCIAVTSAEDGGAETTQYLILQGPDDGAPMVSQMATSALANSLAIEGVADGPTSTCLEQPGPSDPSEQLEVLELPTRPDRAREADGGQELDQPDMETLEEMMEVVVVQQFKCKMCQYKSVSKKTLINHMKERHFQPVGSAVALKKGRLRKGGSAPKSAEEEVPEEEEDDDIMDAGAIDDPEEDSDYNPAEDEPRGRQPKYSRTVPTSSEERPRRRPGRPRKFPRLEDTPQDVPEGGEVEPLVTSQSTPSPELQNSEAASSSGLENGTGESLAEPGISQSDSENKDPSSNTSPEEADLIPRRRGRPSRRFLGKKYRKYYYKSPKPLMRPYLCRICGSRFLTHDDLRFHVNSHEANDPQLFKCLQCSYRSRRWSSLKEHMFNHVGSKPYKCEECNYTSVYKKDVIRHSTVHSRDRKKRADPPPKLNSFPCPVCNRIYPMQKRLTQHMKTHSTEKPHMCDKCGKSFKKRYTFKMHLLTHIQAIANRRFKCEFCDYVCEDKKVLLNHQLSHMNDKPYKCSFCKYSTFREDFLVSHMAVKHTGGKPFACEFCHFTTKHKKNLRLHVHCRHADSFEEWAQRHPEEPPCRRRPFFTLQQIEELKQQHSQVQAPAEPEASPPVPLGPVTYQAVQAVTGAEPPILSQDSLGGATIIYEQAVAGSAELATQTALDLLLNMSAQHELATGSLQVAVVKQEDSGEAQAPCEPQAQEEGAEVDSEEQQEQKLVTLHMAEPGETLVREACEEATLGGSELQQITIPFGATTEYSIITPISEEIQAPGTLYSEESPAESSHAVVVSEAVMTEEALKDHNNHYIMSSGVPGSQFHHIEPLSGDAAFPAPAEGQEAQPASIKWPLVQCVTRQLQKDSSLSPASEGREISSPKVKWPALQGMAKKLSCKVSTAKKLSCKISTAKKFSCKICTAMFTGRAEMESHKRAHIGPSTFKCPDCPFTAALWPEVRSHMVQHASLRPHKCSHCSFASKNKKDLRRHMLTHTNEKPFACQICGQRFNRNGHLKFHMQRLHSSEGKRPGPPAAAAPQTIILNSDEDTLATLQTALQSGQAVLAPERLQQALGQEHIIVAQEQSVASQEEAAYIQEITTADGQTVQHLVTSDNQVQYIIAQDGVQHLLPHEYVVVPEGHHIQVQDGQITHIQYEQGSQFLQEPQIQYMPVSPEQQLVTQAQLEAAAHSAVSAVADAAMAQAQGVFTAEATAEQLQQLQEGIHYDVITLAD; encoded by the exons ATGCGGAGCGCGTCCCCGCGGCGGCGAGTCCCccaggcggggcgggggccgcg GTCGAGCCTAGGCGGCCCCGGCAGGGCGGGCATGGAGGAAAATGCGGTGGAGAGCAGCAGCGACGCGGCCCCGCAGGCGGTGCGGGAGGAGCCCTCCGAGAGCGGCCTGGGTGTCGGGACCTCGGAGGCCGTGTCGGCGGACAGCAGCGACGCCGCCTCGGCCCCCGGGCCCCTCTCCCGGGCAGATGACTCCGGTGTGGGCCAGAGCTCCGACAGCAGCGGGGTCTCCTTG GAAGAGGTGTCggagagcagctccagcacagaTGCCATTCCCCGGATTTACCTGCCAGATTCATCCTCCATCGCCCAGTCCACCTTGGTCTCCAGTGTCTCCACCGTGAGCCAGTCCATCATGGTGTCAGAGTCTCCACAAGTCCTGGTCCACTCCAGCGTCATCACTGATGGAGCCACAATCGTGTCAGACTCCACCGCGTCCACTTCCTCGGACCTCGGTTCTGCTATCGACAAAATCATTGAGTCCACAATTGGGCCTGACATCATCCAGA gcTGCATCGCTGTGACCAGCGCGGAGGATGGCGGGGCAGAGACTACACAGTACCTCATTCTGCAGGGGCCCGATGATG GTGCCCCCATGGTGTCCCAGATGGCCACTTCTGCTCTGGCCAACAGCTTGGCGATAGAAGGTGTCGCTGATGGACCTACCTCCACATGCCTTGAGCAGCCTGGCCCTTCGGACCCTTCCGAGCAGctggaagtgctggagctgcccaCGCGGCCAGATCGGGCCCGAGAGGCGGATGGTGGGCAGGAGCTGGACCAGCCGGACATGGAGACCCTGGAAGAGAtgatggaggtggtggtggtgcagcAGTTCAAGTGCAAGATGTGTCAGTACAAGAGCGTCTCCAAGAAAACGCTGATTAACCACATGAAAGAGCGGCACTTCCAGCCAG TGGGTTCAGCTGTGGCTTTGAAAAAAGGACGTCTGCGAAAGGGGGGATCTGCTCCAAAGAGTGCGGAGGAGGAGGTcccagaagaagaagaagacgacgaTATCATGGATGCTGGTGCTATTGATGACCCTGAAG AGGACAGTGACTATAACCCAGCTGAGGACGAGCCCCGTGGGCGACAGCCCAAGTACAGCCGCACTGTCCCCACGTCCAGCGAGGAGAGGCCGCGTCGACGCCCGGGAAGACCCCGCAAGTTTCCTCGTCTGGAGGACACGCCCCAGGACGTGCCTGAAG GAGGGGAGGTGGAGCCCTTGGTGACGTCCCAGAGCACGCCGAGCCCCGAGCTGCAGAACTCGGAAGCGGCCAGTTCCTCTGGCCTGGAGAACGGGACCGGTGAGAGCCTGGCGGAGCCCGGCATCAGCCAGTCCGACTCTGAGAACAAGGACCCTTCCTCCAACACCAGCCCCGAGGAGGCAGACCTCATCCCCAGGAGGCGAGGGCGGCCCTCCCGCCGTTTCCTGGGCAAGAAATACCGCAA GTACTACTACAAGTCGCCCAAGCCCCTGATGAGGCCCTACCTGTGTCGGATCTGCGGCTCGCGTTTCCTCACGCACGACGATCTGCGTTTCCACGTCAACTCGCACGAGGCCAATGACCCGCAGCTCTTCAAGTGTCTCCAGTGCAGCTACCGCTCCCGCCGCTGGTCCTCCCTCAAG GAGCACATGTTCAACCACGTGGGCAGCAAGCCCTACAAGTGCGAGGAGTGCAATTACACCAGTGTGTACAAGAAGGACGTCATCCGGCACTCCACTGTGCACAGCCGGGACAG gaaaaagagaGCTGATCCG CCCCCAAAGCTGAACTCCTTCCCGTGCCCCGTATGCAACCGTATCTACCCCATGCAGAAGAGGCTTACCCAGCACATGAAGACGCACAGCACGGAGAAGCCGCACATGTGTGACAAG TGCGGGAAGTCATTTAAGAAGCGCTACACCTTCAAGATGCACCTGCTGACGCACATCCAGGCCATCGCCAACCGCAG GTTCAAGTGTGAGTTCTGTGACTACGTCTGCGAGGACAAAAAGGTGCTGCTGAACCACCAGCTGTCGCACATGAACGACAAACCCTACAAGTGCAGCTTCTGCAAGTACTCCACCTTCCGTGAGGACTTCCTGGTCTCGCACATGGCTGTCAAGCACACGG GGGGGAAGCCATTCGCTTGCGAGTTCTGTCACTTCACCACCAAGCACAAGAAGAACCTGCGCCTCCACGTGCACTGCCGCCACGCTGACTCCTTCGAGGAGTGGGCCCAGAGGCACCCCGAGGAGCcaccctgccgccgccgccccttcTTCACCCTGCAGCAGATCGAGGagctgaagcagcagcacagccaggtgcAAGCCCCAGCTGAGCCAGAGGCCAGTCCGCCG GTGCCTCTTGGCCCCGTCACCTACCAGGCGGTGCAGGCTGTCACAGGAGCAGAGCCCCCCATCCTCTCGCAGGATTCCCTGGGAGGGGCCACTATCATTTACGAACAAG CTGTGGCTGGGTCGGCGGAACTGGCCACGCAGACGGCTCTGGACCTGCTGCTCAACATGAGCGCTCAGCACGAGCTGGCCACGGGCTCGCTGCAG GTGGCAGTGGTGAAGCAGGAGGATTCGGGAGAGGCACAGGCCCCCTGCGAGCCGCAGGCGCAGGAGGAGGGGGCAGAGGTGGActctgaggagcagcaggagcagaagtTGGTGACGCTGCACATGGCAGAGCCTGGGGAGACGCTGGTGCGGGAGGCTTGCGAGGAGGCAACCCTGGGGGGCTCAGAGCTGCAGCAGATCACGATCCCCTTCGGTGCGACAACGGAGTACAGCATCATCACTCCCATCAGCGAGGAGATTCAGGCTCCCGGCACGCTGTACAG CGAGGAGAGCCCCGCGGAGAGCTCCCACGCGGTTGTGGTGAGCGAAGCTGTGATGACAGAGGAGGCTCTGAAGGACCATAACAATCACTATATCATGTCATCTGGCGTCCCAGGGAGCCAGTTCCATCACATCGAG CCCCTCAGCGGGGACGCTGCCTTCCCCGCGCCTGCGGAGGGCCAGGAGGCCCAGCCCGCCAGCATCAAGTGGCCCCTGGTGCAGTGTGTCACCAGGCAGCTCCAGAAGGACTCGTCTTTATCCCCAGCCTCCGAGGGGCGGGAGATCTCATCCCCCAAGGTCAAGTGGCCTGCACTGCAAGGCATGGCCAAGAAGCTCTCCTGCAAGGTTTCCACAGCCAAGAAGCTCTCCTGCAAGATTTCCACAGCCAAAAAGTTTTCATGCAAGATTTGCACAGCCATGTTCACGGGGAGAGCAGAGATGGAGAGTCACAAGAGAGCCCACATTGGGCCCAGCACCTTCAAGTGTCCCGACTGTCCGTTCACTGCAGCCCTCTGGCCAGAGGTTCGG AGCCACATGGTCCAGCATGCCAGCCTTCGGCCTCACAAGTGCAGCCACTGCAGCTTCGCCTCTAAGAACAAGAAGGACCTGCGCAGGCACATGCTGACGCACACCAACGAGAAGCCCTTTGCCTGCCAGATCTGTGGGCAGAG GTTCAACCGTAACGGGCACCTCAAGTTCCACATGCAGCGTTTGCACAGCTCGGAGGGGAAGAGGCCGGGGCCGCCTGCAGCTGCTGCGCCACAGACCATCATCCTGAACAGTGACGAGGACACGCTGGCCACCCTGCAGA cagctctgcagtccGGGCAGGCGGTGCTGGCTCCTGAGCGGCTGCAGCAGGCTCTGGGGCAGGAGCACATCATCGTCGCGCAGGAGCAGAGCGTCGCCAGCCAG GAGGAGGCTGCGTACATCCAGGAGATCACGACTGCAGATGGACAGACAGTACAGCACTTAGTGACCTCCGACAACCAG GTT
- the ZNF335 gene encoding zinc finger protein 335 isoform X1: MRSASPRRRVPQAGRGPRSSLGGPGRAGMEENAVESSSDAAPQAVREEPSESGLGVGTSEAVSADSSDAASAPGPLSRADDSGVGQSSDSSGVSLEEVSESSSSTDAIPRIYLPDSSSIAQSTLVSSVSTVSQSIMVSESPQVLVHSSVITDGATIVSDSTASTSSDLGSAIDKIIESTIGPDIIQSCIAVTSAEDGGAETTQYLILQGPDDGAPMVSQMATSALANSLAIEGVADGPTSTCLEQPGPSDPSEQLEVLELPTRPDRAREADGGQELDQPDMETLEEMMEVVVVQQFKCKMCQYKSVSKKTLINHMKERHFQPVGSAVALKKGRLRKGGSAPKSAEEEVPEEEEDDDIMDAGAIDDPEEDSDYNPAEDEPRGRQPKYSRTVPTSSEERPRRRPGRPRKFPRLEDTPQDVPEGGEVEPLVTSQSTPSPELQNSEAASSSGLENGTGESLAEPGISQSDSENKDPSSNTSPEEADLIPRRRGRPSRRFLGKKYRKYMGRRYYYKSPKPLMRPYLCRICGSRFLTHDDLRFHVNSHEANDPQLFKCLQCSYRSRRWSSLKEHMFNHVGSKPYKCEECNYTSVYKKDVIRHSTVHSRDRKKRADPPPKLNSFPCPVCNRIYPMQKRLTQHMKTHSTEKPHMCDKCGKSFKKRYTFKMHLLTHIQAIANRRFKCEFCDYVCEDKKVLLNHQLSHMNDKPYKCSFCKYSTFREDFLVSHMAVKHTGGKPFACEFCHFTTKHKKNLRLHVHCRHADSFEEWAQRHPEEPPCRRRPFFTLQQIEELKQQHSQVQAPAEPEASPPVPLGPVTYQAVQAVTGAEPPILSQDSLGGATIIYEQAVAGSAELATQTALDLLLNMSAQHELATGSLQVAVVKQEDSGEAQAPCEPQAQEEGAEVDSEEQQEQKLVTLHMAEPGETLVREACEEATLGGSELQQITIPFGATTEYSIITPISEEIQAPGTLYSEESPAESSHAVVVSEAVMTEEALKDHNNHYIMSSGVPGSQFHHIEPLSGDAAFPAPAEGQEAQPASIKWPLVQCVTRQLQKDSSLSPASEGREISSPKVKWPALQGMAKKLSCKVSTAKKLSCKISTAKKFSCKICTAMFTGRAEMESHKRAHIGPSTFKCPDCPFTAALWPEVRSHMVQHASLRPHKCSHCSFASKNKKDLRRHMLTHTNEKPFACQICGQRFNRNGHLKFHMQRLHSSEGKRPGPPAAAAPQTIILNSDEDTLATLQTALQSGQAVLAPERLQQALGQEHIIVAQEQSVASQEEAAYIQEITTADGQTVQHLVTSDNQVQYIIAQDGVQHLLPHEYVVVPEGHHIQVQDGQITHIQYEQGSQFLQEPQIQYMPVSPEQQLVTQAQLEAAAHSAVSAVADAAMAQAQGVFTAEATAEQLQQLQEGIHYDVITLAD; encoded by the exons ATGCGGAGCGCGTCCCCGCGGCGGCGAGTCCCccaggcggggcgggggccgcg GTCGAGCCTAGGCGGCCCCGGCAGGGCGGGCATGGAGGAAAATGCGGTGGAGAGCAGCAGCGACGCGGCCCCGCAGGCGGTGCGGGAGGAGCCCTCCGAGAGCGGCCTGGGTGTCGGGACCTCGGAGGCCGTGTCGGCGGACAGCAGCGACGCCGCCTCGGCCCCCGGGCCCCTCTCCCGGGCAGATGACTCCGGTGTGGGCCAGAGCTCCGACAGCAGCGGGGTCTCCTTG GAAGAGGTGTCggagagcagctccagcacagaTGCCATTCCCCGGATTTACCTGCCAGATTCATCCTCCATCGCCCAGTCCACCTTGGTCTCCAGTGTCTCCACCGTGAGCCAGTCCATCATGGTGTCAGAGTCTCCACAAGTCCTGGTCCACTCCAGCGTCATCACTGATGGAGCCACAATCGTGTCAGACTCCACCGCGTCCACTTCCTCGGACCTCGGTTCTGCTATCGACAAAATCATTGAGTCCACAATTGGGCCTGACATCATCCAGA gcTGCATCGCTGTGACCAGCGCGGAGGATGGCGGGGCAGAGACTACACAGTACCTCATTCTGCAGGGGCCCGATGATG GTGCCCCCATGGTGTCCCAGATGGCCACTTCTGCTCTGGCCAACAGCTTGGCGATAGAAGGTGTCGCTGATGGACCTACCTCCACATGCCTTGAGCAGCCTGGCCCTTCGGACCCTTCCGAGCAGctggaagtgctggagctgcccaCGCGGCCAGATCGGGCCCGAGAGGCGGATGGTGGGCAGGAGCTGGACCAGCCGGACATGGAGACCCTGGAAGAGAtgatggaggtggtggtggtgcagcAGTTCAAGTGCAAGATGTGTCAGTACAAGAGCGTCTCCAAGAAAACGCTGATTAACCACATGAAAGAGCGGCACTTCCAGCCAG TGGGTTCAGCTGTGGCTTTGAAAAAAGGACGTCTGCGAAAGGGGGGATCTGCTCCAAAGAGTGCGGAGGAGGAGGTcccagaagaagaagaagacgacgaTATCATGGATGCTGGTGCTATTGATGACCCTGAAG AGGACAGTGACTATAACCCAGCTGAGGACGAGCCCCGTGGGCGACAGCCCAAGTACAGCCGCACTGTCCCCACGTCCAGCGAGGAGAGGCCGCGTCGACGCCCGGGAAGACCCCGCAAGTTTCCTCGTCTGGAGGACACGCCCCAGGACGTGCCTGAAG GAGGGGAGGTGGAGCCCTTGGTGACGTCCCAGAGCACGCCGAGCCCCGAGCTGCAGAACTCGGAAGCGGCCAGTTCCTCTGGCCTGGAGAACGGGACCGGTGAGAGCCTGGCGGAGCCCGGCATCAGCCAGTCCGACTCTGAGAACAAGGACCCTTCCTCCAACACCAGCCCCGAGGAGGCAGACCTCATCCCCAGGAGGCGAGGGCGGCCCTCCCGCCGTTTCCTGGGCAAGAAATACCGCAAGTACATGGGGCGCAG GTACTACTACAAGTCGCCCAAGCCCCTGATGAGGCCCTACCTGTGTCGGATCTGCGGCTCGCGTTTCCTCACGCACGACGATCTGCGTTTCCACGTCAACTCGCACGAGGCCAATGACCCGCAGCTCTTCAAGTGTCTCCAGTGCAGCTACCGCTCCCGCCGCTGGTCCTCCCTCAAG GAGCACATGTTCAACCACGTGGGCAGCAAGCCCTACAAGTGCGAGGAGTGCAATTACACCAGTGTGTACAAGAAGGACGTCATCCGGCACTCCACTGTGCACAGCCGGGACAG gaaaaagagaGCTGATCCG CCCCCAAAGCTGAACTCCTTCCCGTGCCCCGTATGCAACCGTATCTACCCCATGCAGAAGAGGCTTACCCAGCACATGAAGACGCACAGCACGGAGAAGCCGCACATGTGTGACAAG TGCGGGAAGTCATTTAAGAAGCGCTACACCTTCAAGATGCACCTGCTGACGCACATCCAGGCCATCGCCAACCGCAG GTTCAAGTGTGAGTTCTGTGACTACGTCTGCGAGGACAAAAAGGTGCTGCTGAACCACCAGCTGTCGCACATGAACGACAAACCCTACAAGTGCAGCTTCTGCAAGTACTCCACCTTCCGTGAGGACTTCCTGGTCTCGCACATGGCTGTCAAGCACACGG GGGGGAAGCCATTCGCTTGCGAGTTCTGTCACTTCACCACCAAGCACAAGAAGAACCTGCGCCTCCACGTGCACTGCCGCCACGCTGACTCCTTCGAGGAGTGGGCCCAGAGGCACCCCGAGGAGCcaccctgccgccgccgccccttcTTCACCCTGCAGCAGATCGAGGagctgaagcagcagcacagccaggtgcAAGCCCCAGCTGAGCCAGAGGCCAGTCCGCCG GTGCCTCTTGGCCCCGTCACCTACCAGGCGGTGCAGGCTGTCACAGGAGCAGAGCCCCCCATCCTCTCGCAGGATTCCCTGGGAGGGGCCACTATCATTTACGAACAAG CTGTGGCTGGGTCGGCGGAACTGGCCACGCAGACGGCTCTGGACCTGCTGCTCAACATGAGCGCTCAGCACGAGCTGGCCACGGGCTCGCTGCAG GTGGCAGTGGTGAAGCAGGAGGATTCGGGAGAGGCACAGGCCCCCTGCGAGCCGCAGGCGCAGGAGGAGGGGGCAGAGGTGGActctgaggagcagcaggagcagaagtTGGTGACGCTGCACATGGCAGAGCCTGGGGAGACGCTGGTGCGGGAGGCTTGCGAGGAGGCAACCCTGGGGGGCTCAGAGCTGCAGCAGATCACGATCCCCTTCGGTGCGACAACGGAGTACAGCATCATCACTCCCATCAGCGAGGAGATTCAGGCTCCCGGCACGCTGTACAG CGAGGAGAGCCCCGCGGAGAGCTCCCACGCGGTTGTGGTGAGCGAAGCTGTGATGACAGAGGAGGCTCTGAAGGACCATAACAATCACTATATCATGTCATCTGGCGTCCCAGGGAGCCAGTTCCATCACATCGAG CCCCTCAGCGGGGACGCTGCCTTCCCCGCGCCTGCGGAGGGCCAGGAGGCCCAGCCCGCCAGCATCAAGTGGCCCCTGGTGCAGTGTGTCACCAGGCAGCTCCAGAAGGACTCGTCTTTATCCCCAGCCTCCGAGGGGCGGGAGATCTCATCCCCCAAGGTCAAGTGGCCTGCACTGCAAGGCATGGCCAAGAAGCTCTCCTGCAAGGTTTCCACAGCCAAGAAGCTCTCCTGCAAGATTTCCACAGCCAAAAAGTTTTCATGCAAGATTTGCACAGCCATGTTCACGGGGAGAGCAGAGATGGAGAGTCACAAGAGAGCCCACATTGGGCCCAGCACCTTCAAGTGTCCCGACTGTCCGTTCACTGCAGCCCTCTGGCCAGAGGTTCGG AGCCACATGGTCCAGCATGCCAGCCTTCGGCCTCACAAGTGCAGCCACTGCAGCTTCGCCTCTAAGAACAAGAAGGACCTGCGCAGGCACATGCTGACGCACACCAACGAGAAGCCCTTTGCCTGCCAGATCTGTGGGCAGAG GTTCAACCGTAACGGGCACCTCAAGTTCCACATGCAGCGTTTGCACAGCTCGGAGGGGAAGAGGCCGGGGCCGCCTGCAGCTGCTGCGCCACAGACCATCATCCTGAACAGTGACGAGGACACGCTGGCCACCCTGCAGA cagctctgcagtccGGGCAGGCGGTGCTGGCTCCTGAGCGGCTGCAGCAGGCTCTGGGGCAGGAGCACATCATCGTCGCGCAGGAGCAGAGCGTCGCCAGCCAG GAGGAGGCTGCGTACATCCAGGAGATCACGACTGCAGATGGACAGACAGTACAGCACTTAGTGACCTCCGACAACCAG GTT